One uncultured Draconibacterium sp. genomic window, TAAGTTTTTTTTTCGTTTGCCTGCAAATTTAAAAAAAAAAATAAATTAGCTTCCTTTACAGAAAGTTATTTTAGCCTGTATGATCAAAAATCATTTAAAAGTCGTATTAACCGAAAAATTGCCTTTCAAACCAACCAATTGTCAGGCTCATCTAATCAATGTTTTATCTGAGTATATAACATCTCAAGAGCCTGATGAGATAATGTTAATTAAAGGCTACGCAGGTACTGGTAAAACTACCATGATTTTTTCTCTTACACAAGTTTTATTATCGCTCAAAATTCGTTCCGTTTTAATGGCTCCAACCGGAAGAGCTGCAAAAGTGATGTCGGGGTACTCCGGAATACCTGCTTTTACCATTCATAAAAAGATATACAGGCAAAAAACTTCATCGGATGGAATGGGGAAATTTGTATTGAATAAAAACCTCTATAAAAACACCTATTTTATTGTAGATGAGGCTTCAATGATCTCGAATGAACTAAGTGAGAATTCAGTTTTTGGAAGTGGTCGGGTACTCGATGATTTGCTTGAATTTGTATATTCCGGTGAAAACTGTCGTTTGGTTTTGGTTGGCGATACTGCCCAGTTGCCTCCGGTAGGACTGAGTATTAGTCCGGCATTGGAAGCACTTACGCTTGAAAGTTATGGGTTTAGTGTAAAAGAAGTGGAATTAAAGGAGGTGGTTCGTCAGGCCAAAGGTTCGGGTATTTTAACAAATGTCACTGAAATTCGAAATCTGATTGGTGAAGATTTTGGGAATACCGGCTTTTTCCCGATCGATTGTGTAAATTTTGACGATGTGGAGCGAATTTCGGGTGCCGATCTAATTGAGAATTTGTCATCGTGTTACGATAAACATGGTTTTTTTGATACAACAATTGTAACACGTTCGAACAAAAGGGCCAATATTTACAATAAAGGTATCAGAGGTTCCATTCTTTACAAGGAAAATGAGATTGAGCGCGGCGATCTTTTAATGGTAGTAAAGAACAATTATTTCTGGGCTGAAGGTGAAGCTGATTTAGAGCTCGATTTTATTGCCAATGGCGATATTGCAGAAATAATATCAATTTATGGTTACGAAGAGTTGTATGGTTTCCGATTTGCAAATGTGAGTTTACGGTTTGTCGATTATGAAAATGTAGAACTTGATTGTAAAATATTTCTTGAAACCTTAAGCATTGAAACCGCTTCGTTTCCCTATGAGAAAAACACAGAATTATTTTATGCTGTTTCGGAAGATTATGCCGATGAAAGGAACAAAAAGAAACGTTGGGAAAAGATTAAATCGAATCCGTATTTTAATGCGTTGCAGGTGAAATATGCATATGCCTTAACTTGCCATAAAGCACAAGGCGGACAGTGGAAAGCGGTTTTTGTTGACCATGGATATTTAACCGAAGACATGCTCGATACTGAATATTACAGATGGTTGTACACAGCATTTACCCGGCCAACTGAAAAATTGTATCTGGTAAACTTTGACAAGGGGTTTTTTGAAGATGAGTAAAATTCTGAATGTCAAAATTTGATTGTTTTTCCTTCTACCGCGGCCTCTGTTTCGGGAAAGACTTCTTTTGCTTCAGCTACAAAGTCATCTGTGTTTTTAAATCGTGCCGAAAAGTGGCCGATAAGCAATTTTTTTGCATTGGCGAGCCGTGCCATTTCTGCGGCTTGTTTCGCTGTCGAATGCAAAGTTTTTTCTGCTAAATCTTTTAGTTTTTCAAGAAAAGTAGCTTCGTGATAAAGCAAGTCAACACCGTTTATAAATTCTGAAATAGGAGGGTGAAAAGCGGTGTCGGTACAAAAAGCGTAAGACCTTGTTTTTGCAAGGGGTGTGGTTAAATGCTCGTTCGAAATAAGTTGCCCATCCTCAGTGGTGAAATCGGCATCGGCTTTTATATCCTTAATAGCGGCAATAGGGATATTGTATGCTTTAATCAATTCTTTTTTAATGTTGGCAGGTTTTGGTTTTTCTTTAAAAAGAAAGCCCGAAGTTGGGATGCTGTGTTTAACAGGAAAAGAAAATACTTCGATGGTTTTGTTTTCAAAAATTCGTTGTGGTTTTTTGAAATTTAAAGGGTGAAATATGGGCTTAACTGTCATTTCTCCCCTGATATGGTTGAGTTGTGGCTGGATTAAATCCTTCAGTTCTGATGGGGCATAAATGTGAAGGTCGGACTTAATTCTCATTAAGTTCATGGTCGAAATTAATCCGATTAATCCATAAAAGTGATCGCCGTGCAGGTGAGAAATAAATATGTGGCGGATTTTGCTAAAACTAATCTTATTGCGGCGAATCTGGATTTGTGTTCCTTCTCCGCAATCGATCAAAAAACAAAGCCCAGGTACTTCAAGTACCTGGGCTGTTGGATATCTGTTCGAAGTCGGTAATGCTGAATTACTTCCTAGTATGGTTAATTCAAAAGACATATCTGATTTACAGATTTTCTTTCTTTGCCAGTAATTCCTCTGCTTCTTCAGCCGTTTTTGTAATTAACAAAACAGTATGAAGCATCGAAATCTTTACCAGGTTTTCTACATCCGGTTGTAAGCCGCACAGAACAAAAGCTCCAATTGCGTCTTCACAAATTCTGTTGGCTACCAAAACTGCTCTTAATCCCGACGAATCGCAGTAGTTGACACTACTTAGATCAAGAACAATGTTTTTTTCGCCTTCGTTGTTTATAACAACCAGTTCCGATTTCAGATCGGGTGCGTTGTTTGTATCTAATCTATCGGTGTTTACCTTAACCAAGGTATACTTTCCGTTCTTTCGAATTTCGAATGCCATGCTTCAATTTACGAAATTCAGTTTAAATACGCCAACTGATTTATTTATCTTTTTTCTCGTTCTTCTCCATTTGCGACTTTAATGCAGCCAATTCGCTGATGTCGCCAAGAGTTGTTTTCTCGATGTTGTCGGTAACTGTTTTCATCGAACGTTTTGTAGAACGAGTTTGCGTTTTACGTTTTTCGGTGTCTTCAGCACGTTTTACATCTTCGTAAATTCTTGAATGAGAAACGATGATACGTTTTGCCGATTTGTTGAACTCGATTACTTTGAAATCAAGTTTTTCGTCTTGCTTAACAGATGTACCATCTTCTTTTACTAAATGGCGTGGAGTCGCGAAACCTTCAACTCCGTATGGAAGTGCAATAACAGCACCTTTGTCCATCAATTCAACCACAGTTCCTTCGTGGATAGAATCTGAAGTAAAGATAGTTTCGAAAACATCCCATGGGTTTTCTTCCAATTGTTTGTGTCCTAAACTTAAACGACGGTTTTCTTTGTCGATGTCAAGAACTACAACTTCGATTGGCTCGCCAATTGCAGTAAATTCTGATGGGTGTTTGATTTTTTTCGTCCAGCTCAGGTCTGAAATGTGAATTAAACCGTCAACTCCTTCAGCAATTTCTACAAATACTCCGAAGTTAGTGAAGTTACGAACTTTTGCAGTGTGCTTAGTTCCAACACCAAATTCAGTATCGATATTTGCCCATGGATCTTCTTTCAATTGTTTGATACCCAACGACATTTTGCGCTCGTCGCGGTCTAAAGTAAGAATTGAAGCTTCTACTTCGTCGCCTACGCTCAAGAAATCCTGTGCGCTGCGTAAGTGCTGGCTCCAGCTCATTTCTGAAACGTGGATCAAACCTTCAACTCCGGTTGCAATTTCAACAAATGCACCGTAGTCGGCAATAACAACAACTTTACCTTTAACTTTATCACCAACTTTCAACTCAGCATCAAGGTTATCCCATGGGTGAGGAGTCAATTGTTTCAAGCCAAGAGCAATACGTTTTTTGTCATCATCGAAATCAAGAATTACAACATTCAATTTCTGATCTAATTCTACAATTTCGCTTGGGTGAGAAATACGTCCCCAGGAAAGGTCAGTAATGTGGATCAATCCGTCAACACCACCAAGGTCCATGAATACACCGTAAGAAGTAACGTTCTTAACAGTTCCTTCAAGAACTTGTCCTTTTTCAAGTTTACCAATAATTTCTTTTTTCTGTTGTTCCAGTTCAGCCTCAATAAGTGCTTTGTGCGAAACAACAACGTTACGGTATTCGTGGTTAATTTTAACAACTTTGAATTCCATTGTTTTACCAACAAATACATCGTAATCGCGAATAGGCTTAACATCAATTTGCGAACCTGGCAAGAATGCTTCAATACCAAATACGTCTACAATCATACCACCTTTAGTACGACATTTGATGTATCCTTTGATGATTTCGTCGTTTTCAAGCGATTCGTTAACACGCTCCCAAGAACGAGTAGCACGTGCTTTTTTGTGCGAAAGGATCATCTGTCCTTTTTTATCCTCCAGACTTTCAATGTAAACATCTACTGCGTCGCCTACTTTTAATTCAGGGTTGTAGCGGAACTCGTTTAAACTAACAATACCATCTGATTTGTAACCGATGTCAACAACTACTTCGCGTTTGTTTAACGAAATAACTTTTCCTTCAAGTACTTCTTTTTCAGATACAGTGTTTAATGTACCGTTGTAAAGGTCTTCCAGATTTCCTCTTTCTTTTTCAGAATAAGCATCTGTACCCGATTCAAGGCTTGCCCAGTCAAATTCAGCTTCTTCAGCTTTTGTTTCAACTGCTTCTTCTTTAACTTCTGCTACTGGAGCTTCAGCTTTTTCTTCTGCTACAACTTCTTCAGCCGGAGCTTCAGTAGTTTCTGCAACTACTTCTTGTTTTTCATCCTGAACTGGTGTTTCTACCACCTCTTGTTCAAGATTTTCTTTTTTCTCTTCTGTCATGTAATTCAATTTAAATTAATGAGTTAGACTTTATATTTGTTTTAAAATGCGCGCGCAAAATTATAACTTAATTCAAATAAAACAAAGGATTTACTGTATTTTATTGAATGTTAGTGGGATTGAAGTAATTTAATAACATTTTAGCGCCACCCGGGAGCAAGTTTTGTTTAACGCGATTAATTGCAGACTATCTATTTTCTATTAATTTTGAGGCTTGAAAACAATTTCAATACGTTATCTCTGTTAGTAAGAGATCGATCCGGTTTGCCCGGACACCAATAAAAACTAAAACCCGGTAAAAACATTTACTATGAAAGGAATTATTTTAGCAGGAGGATCAGGAACACGTTTGTATCCTATAACACGTTCAATTTCAAAACAAATTATTCCGGTTTACGATAAACCTATGATTTATTATCCGCTTTCGGTATTAATGCTGGCGGGTATTCGCGAAATCCTGATTATTTCGACGCCAACCGATATTGGTTTGTACGAAAATTTACTGGGTGATGGATCGCAACTTGGTTTACGACTGGAATACAAAATACAACCATCGCCCGACGGACTTGCACAGGCATTTATTTTAGGTGAAGAATTTATCGGCGATGACAATGTTTGTATGGTTTTAGGCGATAACATTTTTTATGGATATAAATTTCGCGGAATTCTTGAAAAGGCTGCCGCTTTGGAAGACGGAGCAGTTGTGTTTGGGTATTACGTAAACGATCCGGAACGCTATGGAGTAGTCGAGTTTAACGAAGCAGGAAAAGTAATCAGCATTGAAGAAAAACCGGAAGTTCCGAAATCAAACTATGCTGTTACAGGGCTTTATTTTTACTCGAATGACGTGGTTGAAAAGGCAAAAAACTTAAAACCATCAAAGCGAGGTGAGCTGGAAATTACGGATTTGAATCGTTTGTATCTGGAAGAAAACAGGCTACGAGTTAAATTATTGAGTCGTGGTTTTGCCTGGTTGGATACAGGTACGCACGACAGTTTGTTGCAGGCTTCCAATTTTATTGCCACCATTGAGCAGCGCCAGGGATTAAAAGTTTCGTGTATCGAAGAAATTGCTTTTAAAAAGGGATTTATTTCAAAAGAGCAATTGCTTGCGTTGGCCGAGCCTTTGAGCAAAAACCAATACGGGCAATATCTTGTAAACACGGCAAACAAACAAATATTTACTTTTTAATTTTGTTTTATAAGATTATAGTGAATTAGGGGGGAACAACAGCCTT contains:
- a CDS encoding AAA family ATPase yields the protein MIKNHLKVVLTEKLPFKPTNCQAHLINVLSEYITSQEPDEIMLIKGYAGTGKTTMIFSLTQVLLSLKIRSVLMAPTGRAAKVMSGYSGIPAFTIHKKIYRQKTSSDGMGKFVLNKNLYKNTYFIVDEASMISNELSENSVFGSGRVLDDLLEFVYSGENCRLVLVGDTAQLPPVGLSISPALEALTLESYGFSVKEVELKEVVRQAKGSGILTNVTEIRNLIGEDFGNTGFFPIDCVNFDDVERISGADLIENLSSCYDKHGFFDTTIVTRSNKRANIYNKGIRGSILYKENEIERGDLLMVVKNNYFWAEGEADLELDFIANGDIAEIISIYGYEELYGFRFANVSLRFVDYENVELDCKIFLETLSIETASFPYEKNTELFYAVSEDYADERNKKKRWEKIKSNPYFNALQVKYAYALTCHKAQGGQWKAVFVDHGYLTEDMLDTEYYRWLYTAFTRPTEKLYLVNFDKGFFEDE
- a CDS encoding ribonuclease Z; protein product: MSFELTILGSNSALPTSNRYPTAQVLEVPGLCFLIDCGEGTQIQIRRNKISFSKIRHIFISHLHGDHFYGLIGLISTMNLMRIKSDLHIYAPSELKDLIQPQLNHIRGEMTVKPIFHPLNFKKPQRIFENKTIEVFSFPVKHSIPTSGFLFKEKPKPANIKKELIKAYNIPIAAIKDIKADADFTTEDGQLISNEHLTTPLAKTRSYAFCTDTAFHPPISEFINGVDLLYHEATFLEKLKDLAEKTLHSTAKQAAEMARLANAKKLLIGHFSARFKNTDDFVAEAKEVFPETEAAVEGKTIKF
- a CDS encoding STAS domain-containing protein, coding for MAFEIRKNGKYTLVKVNTDRLDTNNAPDLKSELVVINNEGEKNIVLDLSSVNYCDSSGLRAVLVANRICEDAIGAFVLCGLQPDVENLVKISMLHTVLLITKTAEEAEELLAKKENL
- the rpsA gene encoding 30S ribosomal protein S1: MTEEKKENLEQEVVETPVQDEKQEVVAETTEAPAEEVVAEEKAEAPVAEVKEEAVETKAEEAEFDWASLESGTDAYSEKERGNLEDLYNGTLNTVSEKEVLEGKVISLNKREVVVDIGYKSDGIVSLNEFRYNPELKVGDAVDVYIESLEDKKGQMILSHKKARATRSWERVNESLENDEIIKGYIKCRTKGGMIVDVFGIEAFLPGSQIDVKPIRDYDVFVGKTMEFKVVKINHEYRNVVVSHKALIEAELEQQKKEIIGKLEKGQVLEGTVKNVTSYGVFMDLGGVDGLIHITDLSWGRISHPSEIVELDQKLNVVILDFDDDKKRIALGLKQLTPHPWDNLDAELKVGDKVKGKVVVIADYGAFVEIATGVEGLIHVSEMSWSQHLRSAQDFLSVGDEVEASILTLDRDERKMSLGIKQLKEDPWANIDTEFGVGTKHTAKVRNFTNFGVFVEIAEGVDGLIHISDLSWTKKIKHPSEFTAIGEPIEVVVLDIDKENRRLSLGHKQLEENPWDVFETIFTSDSIHEGTVVELMDKGAVIALPYGVEGFATPRHLVKEDGTSVKQDEKLDFKVIEFNKSAKRIIVSHSRIYEDVKRAEDTEKRKTQTRSTKRSMKTVTDNIEKTTLGDISELAALKSQMEKNEKKDK
- the rfbA gene encoding glucose-1-phosphate thymidylyltransferase RfbA, which translates into the protein MKGIILAGGSGTRLYPITRSISKQIIPVYDKPMIYYPLSVLMLAGIREILIISTPTDIGLYENLLGDGSQLGLRLEYKIQPSPDGLAQAFILGEEFIGDDNVCMVLGDNIFYGYKFRGILEKAAALEDGAVVFGYYVNDPERYGVVEFNEAGKVISIEEKPEVPKSNYAVTGLYFYSNDVVEKAKNLKPSKRGELEITDLNRLYLEENRLRVKLLSRGFAWLDTGTHDSLLQASNFIATIEQRQGLKVSCIEEIAFKKGFISKEQLLALAEPLSKNQYGQYLVNTANKQIFTF